From one Nematostella vectensis chromosome 7, jaNemVect1.1, whole genome shotgun sequence genomic stretch:
- the LOC5511997 gene encoding probable E3 ubiquitin-protein ligase HECTD2 — protein sequence MEVDEERRGTMVSGKPPRIPSKSKRHSLQTGESITQFNKLTRHSSQPKLRRDEPSITGSLSNLTLDNSRRAASLAQLNSLKATGKTLSASNLAALSDTNLSLKEAVLPRSYDQPNTSFAVVKRQFEELVQRYFYQLTVGCGSDSCTNRFCYSGELASSFTPQLAAIVSIELASRNRKYFCVDNQRKRFPEKLFEGEPDKPRPFLHCLFSTTPFQTLFTQPEGVGLAVLGRTNSVASLIGSMGNLHAMSKEISLARTSLSNQSHSDIFSSQLRDIVSGQFDGKVRSFHASKDSLVTAQDLGSISVLRRNSDVTSSKHNLSGNLVTNLTDIPPELLASTSSLNEFSTIEDFEKECALEMSPTYIQEFSLTHLTLPTLESSIENYNQCKDPAFLLNTIRTVFSSIQALNESFKKESYHESTELDVSAVHKAYEMLLALEPQEAFAGPLLNATEIHLITLSSQVVKVDEVQQLVILMENPLLHKSQDLLRKLCQVLNALPPGSKEALTGILAQYDHENFSRLTRVFCGFLGSHVHPSQSSESHLMEICKVIGIFFDAYKVIQGSSRPDKTSFQLSVFYCDELSKKLDFKKEYGNWQMARRLSKLPGYSTDKDSLCILDFPFLLDPASKVRVMHIDAVWQMRVEYQNAIVHQARVQQVQRIFEETEKSKKLNDGVKAAMCPFLVLEVRRDHLIRDTLSQIHLKEYDLKKPLKIKYVGGGELGLDMGGLQKEFFHMIVDSIFEPGYGMFTYIEESRTMWINGESFESLKEFELVGIVLGLAIYNGIILDIHFPQVIYKKLQGQTPSLEDLIGVQPSLGNSLKQLLEYEGDVEDTFCYTFQVSAMSYGKVCDRELIPNGAEVPVNNENREEFVHRYVKYLLVDSVAKQFDAFSAGFHKVCGGSALTLFCADELELLICGHHVLDFSDLVLAASYDDGYSAQHSTIKMFWNVFNEMTNHQKKALLMFVTGSDRVPLKGLSNLTFIIQKHGQDSDRLPTAMTCFNRLLLPEYTSPKRLKERLIVAIENSKGFGLT from the exons ATGGAAGTAGATGAAGAGCGCCGTGGAACAATGGTATCTGGTAAACCTCCTAGAATACCCAGTAAGAGCAAGCGACATTCGCTTCAGACAGGAGAATCGATAACACAATTCAATAAGCTGACACGACATTCCAGTCAGCCGAAACTGCGACGAGATGAGCCGAGCATTACAGGTTCGCTTTCGAATTTGACTCTCGATAACTCTCGGCGCGCCGCGAGTTTGGCTCAACTGAACTCACTGAAAGCTACGGGTAAAACATTGAGTGCCAGCAACCTAGCTGCGTTATCAGATACAAACTTATCGCTTAAAGAGGCCGTCCTTCCACGCAGTTATGACCAACCGAATACTAGTTTTGCGGTTGTGAAAAGACAATTTGAAGAACTTGTGCAACGGTATTTCTACCAGCTGACGGTAGGATGTGGTAGTGACAGTTGTACAAATAGATTTTGTTATTCTGGTGAGTTAGCGAGTAGTTTCACCCCACAACTGGCTGCGATTGTAAGCATTGAGCTTGCATCCCGTAATAGAAAGTATTTCTGTGTTGATAATCAGAGAAAAAGATTTCCAGAGAAATTATTTGAGGGTGAGCCAGACAAACCACGACCTTTCCTTCATTGTTTATTCAGCACAACTCCATTCCAGACATTGTTTACGCAGCCAGAGGGTGTTGGATTGGCTGTTCTGGGACGGACCAATAGTGTTGCTAGTTTGATAGGCTCAATGGGCAATCTCCATGCTATGAGTAAGGAAATATCACTTGCAAGGACAAGCCTCTCAAATCAAAGTCATTCCGACATTTTCTCTTCTCAATTGAGGGACATTGTTAGTGGTCAATTTGATGGCAAAGTACGCAGTTTCCATGCCTCTAAAGACAGTTTAGTTACAGCACAAGACTTGGGTTCCATTTCAGTATTGAGAAGAAACTCTGATGTGACTTCATCAAAGCATAATCTATCTGGCAATTTGGTGACTAATTTGACTGATATTCCTCCTGAATTATTAGCCTCAACATCATCGCTAAATGAGTTCTCAACTATTGAGGATTTTGAGAAAGAGTGTGCTCTTGAGATGTCCCCAACATACATACAAGAGTTTTCCTTAACCCACCTCACATTGCCAACATTGGAATCAAGCATTGAGAACTACAACCAATGCAAAGATCCTGCATTCCTTCTAAATACAATACGGACAGTTTTCAGCTCTATTCAGGCTCTTAATGAGAGCTTCAAAAAGGAGAGCTATCATGAATCCACTGAACTTGATGTTTCCGCTGTCCATAAAGCTTATGAAATGCTACTAGCACTTGAGCCTCAGGAAGCATTTGCTGGTCCATTACTCAATGCCACTGAGATCCATCTAATAACACTTTCATCACAAGTTGTGAAGGTAGATGAGGTTCAACAGCTAGTGATTCTTATGGAAAATCCTCTACTTCACAAATCCCAGGACTTGTTACGTAAGCTGTGCCAAGTGTTGAATGCGTTGCCGCCAGGTTCAAAAGAAGCTCTTACTGGAATTCTAGCACAATATGACCATGAAAATTTCTCAAGACTTACAAGG GTATTTTGTGGGTTCCTTGGAAGTCATGTCCACCCCAGCCAGTCATCTGAGTCACACTTGATGGAGATCTGCAAAGTCATTGGTATCTTTTTTGATGCATACAAAGTCATACAAGGCTCTTCGAGACCTGACAAGACCTCTTTCCAGCTCTCTGTGTTCTACTGCGATGAGCTCTCAAAGAAGCTTGACTTCAAAAAGGAGTATGGCAACTGGCAGATGGCAAGAAG GCTTTCCAAGCTTCCTGGTTATTCTACAGACAAGGATAGTCTCTGCATCTtggattttccttttttgcttGACCCTGCCTCAAAG GTCAGAGTTATGCACATTGATGCGGTATGGCAGATGCGCGTGGAGTACCAGAATGCTATAGTTCACCAGGCACGGGTACAGCAAGTGCAGAGGATCTTTGAGGAGACAGAGAAAAGCAAGAAGCTAAACGATGGAGTCAAGGCTGCCATGTGCCCTTTCCTGGTGTTAGAAGTGCGCAGGGACCACCTCATCAGGGACACACTTAGCCAGATTCACCTCAAG GAATATGATTTAAAGAAACCACTGAAGATTAAGTATGTTGGTGGCGGGGAGTTGGGCCTTGACATGGGTGGACTTCAGAAGGAGTTCTTCCACATGATTGTTGATAGCATCTTTGAACCAG GATATGGTATGTTTACCTACATTGAGGAGAGTCGAACCATGTGGATCAATGGGGAATCCTTTGAATCTCTAAAAGAATTTGAGTTAGTTGGCATTGTGCTTGGCCTGGCCATTTATAATGGCATCATCCTGGATATTCACTTCCCCCAAGTTATCTACAAGAAGCTTCAAGGCCAGACCCCAAGTCTTGAGGATTTGATTGGCGTTCAGCCATCACTAGGCAACAGCCTGAAGCAGCTTCTTGAGTATGAGGGGGACGTGGAAGACACATTCTGCTATACTTTCCAG GTATCAGCCATGTCATATGGTAAGGTCTGTGACCGTGAGCTCATCCCAAATGGTGCTGAGGTTCCTGTCAATAATGAAAACCGTGAAGAGTTTGTCCATCGGTACGTCAAGTACCTCCTGGTTGACTCTGTTGCCAAGCAGTTTGATGCCTTCTCAGCTGGCTTCCACAAG GTCTGTGGTGGCTCCGCCCTCACCCTGTTCTGTGCGGATGAGCTGGAACTACTCATCTGCGGTCACCATGTCCTGGACTTCAGTGACCTTGTATTGGCTGCTTCATACGATGATGGCTACTCAGCACAGCACTCCACCATCAAGATGTTCTGGAATGTGTTTAATGAGATGACTAACCACCAGAAGAAAGCCCTTCTGATGTTTGTCACAGGGAGTGACAGAGTTCCACTCAAG GGGCTGTCCAACTTGACATTTATCATCCAGAAGCATGGCCAAGATTCAGATAGACTTCCTACGGCAATGACATGCTTCAACAGGCTTCTCCTCCCTGAATACACAAGCCCAAAGAGGCTGAAAGAACGTTTGATTGTGGCAATCGAGAATTCCAAAGGGTTTGGTCTAACCTAG
- the LOC5511959 gene encoding glucosamine 6-phosphate N-acetyltransferase isoform X1 gives MAKVDSMDRITLFDADVLKEIDYSKGDCKMNQYGLSCESPGEDLRLRPLASDDYDKGFMDLLSQLTKIGNVTEEKFLKRFNAMRDHHGTYYIIVVENTKADKILASGSLIVEQKFIHEIALRGRIEDIVVDDSCRGRRIGQLIVETLLLLSEKLGCYKTSLECRDPLLGFYKKFGFQEEKDQNHLIKRFFH, from the exons ATGGCTAAAGTG GATAGCATGGACAGGATTACTTTATTTGATGCTGATGTTTTGAAAGAGATTGACTACAGCAAGGGGGACTGCAAGATGAATCAATATGGCTTGTCATGTGAGAGTCCAGGGGAGGACTTAAGATTGCGACCGTTAGCtagtgatgattatgacaaAG GTTTTATGGATCTTTTATCACAACTAACAAAAATTGGAAATGTAACAGAGGAGAAATTCCTTA AGCGTTTTAATGCCATGCGAGATCATCATGGAACCTACTATATCATTGTGGTGGAGAACACCAAGGCCGATAAGATACTCGCAAGTGGGTCATTGATTGTGGAACAAAAGTTTATTCACGAAATAGCTCTG CGGGGAAGAATTGAGGACATAGTCGTGGATGACAGTTGCAGAGGACGACGAATTGGGCAATT gATTGTTGAAACTCTGTTGCTACTTAGTGAGAAACTAGGCTGTTACAAGACAAGTCTAGAGTGTCGTGACCCTCTTCTTGGCTTTTACAAGAAGTTTGGGTTTCAAGAGGAGAAGGACCAAAATCATCTGATAAAAAGGTTTTTCCATTGA
- the LOC5511959 gene encoding glucosamine 6-phosphate N-acetyltransferase isoform X2 — translation MAKVDSMDRITLFDADVLKEIDYSKGDCKMNQYGLSCESPGEDLRLRPLASDDYDKERFNAMRDHHGTYYIIVVENTKADKILASGSLIVEQKFIHEIALRGRIEDIVVDDSCRGRRIGQLIVETLLLLSEKLGCYKTSLECRDPLLGFYKKFGFQEEKDQNHLIKRFFH, via the exons ATGGCTAAAGTG GATAGCATGGACAGGATTACTTTATTTGATGCTGATGTTTTGAAAGAGATTGACTACAGCAAGGGGGACTGCAAGATGAATCAATATGGCTTGTCATGTGAGAGTCCAGGGGAGGACTTAAGATTGCGACCGTTAGCtagtgatgattatgacaaAG AGCGTTTTAATGCCATGCGAGATCATCATGGAACCTACTATATCATTGTGGTGGAGAACACCAAGGCCGATAAGATACTCGCAAGTGGGTCATTGATTGTGGAACAAAAGTTTATTCACGAAATAGCTCTG CGGGGAAGAATTGAGGACATAGTCGTGGATGACAGTTGCAGAGGACGACGAATTGGGCAATT gATTGTTGAAACTCTGTTGCTACTTAGTGAGAAACTAGGCTGTTACAAGACAAGTCTAGAGTGTCGTGACCCTCTTCTTGGCTTTTACAAGAAGTTTGGGTTTCAAGAGGAGAAGGACCAAAATCATCTGATAAAAAGGTTTTTCCATTGA